The region TCAACCGAAATACTCGGATTGTCACCGCCTACACCGGACGTCAATTGAACCGGATTGCCCCCACCAACATCGATCCTGAATATCTGACCGCCGCCCTCGGCAGAGTAGTAAACGACATAACGGCCGTCGGGCGAAACTATCGGCCCCGCTTTGAAGATCCGATCGTTAGTCAGTTGCTTGGGATTTGATCCGTCAACACCCATCGACCATATCTCATAATCACCGCTCTGGTCCGAGGCATAGACGATCCGTCCATCCGGTGTCCAGGATATGCCCCAAGTGTCTCCTTTTGGCGGCATTATCTGTTTGGCTGAATTTGGATCGGTATTTGGCGAGATCCACACGTTCGATCTTGATTCGCTTTCGATCAAAGAAATGGACTTTCCGTCTGCCGTTATCGAGATATCGTTGTAGGATCTTAGTGTCGGAGTTACGCGTCGCGGTTCGCCCGACGGGTAGCTTATTTCCCAGACCTGCCCCGGGGTTCCGACATATTCTGTTGCAACGATAAGTACTGCATCACCTGCCGGCGTCCACACCAGGTCTCTTAAGCCCGCCCATTTCCGGCTTCCAAGTTCCGAAATGCTTCCGTCAGTGGTCGAGATCAAGCCTATGAAATATTGTGGTCCGGGCAGCAGATCGTCGTCCCCGATACCGACCGCTATCGTTTTCCCGTCGGGCGACCAGGCCGGACGCGTACTGGTAAATTGCTTTCCACGAAACGTTGCGAGCTTTCGCTCATTCGTGCCATCGGCGTTTGCGACAAATATCCATGCTTCGGCCGCCGCGTTGTCATAACGAACATAGCCGATCTGCTTTCCGTCGGACGAGAATGTGATATCTAGCGCGTTTGACAGAAACTTCGTTGGCGAACCGCCGAGGGTCGGAACTTTAAAGATGGTATTAAGTCCGCTCTCCGGAGTTTCGGCGTTAAAATAAACAAAGCTTCCGTCTGGAGCAAATGCGAGGCCGCGGATCGCCTCCAACTCGCCGGCTTGAACCACCTGAACATTACTGTTCGTCTGTATCTGCCTGATCCACAATGATTCTTTTTCATTTTCGAGCCGTCTATAGACGAGGAATTTACCGTCCGGTGAGATCACCGACCCACGAGTTTTTCCGTCGCCGGTCAGCCGTTGCGTCTTGAGGTTGTCAGTCGTTCTCGATACCTGAGGCGGCGGCGATTTGAAATAACGAAATGCTAAAAATCCGGTCGCAACCAGTGCTCCGATGATGACCAATACGAAAGCGATATTTCGCAGTGCAGATGAACGCTTCTTTCCAGATGTATGAGCGGCTAGGGTCTCACCGGTCGTGTTTATTTGCCGACGCGTCGGCGCCTCGTTCGGCGCCTCAGTCGAATGCAAGATCGCCGTCTGCGGCTCGTCGCCAGCACCGGAGCCGCTTGCCGGGCCAAACAGAAGGTCCGACCCATCATCGAGACAAAAGCTCATCGTGTCGTCATTGAAATCTCTTCCGCACTGCGGGCATTTTTTCATAATTTCTATTCCGGCAGACCCATCCGTTTCAGCAAATCCTTGACTCGAGGGTCGTCGCGGAGAGATTCGAAGGCTATGTAATATCTGACAACCGAGACACT is a window of Chloracidobacterium sp. DNA encoding:
- a CDS encoding PD40 domain-containing protein, producing MKKCPQCGRDFNDDTMSFCLDDGSDLLFGPASGSGAGDEPQTAILHSTEAPNEAPTRRQINTTGETLAAHTSGKKRSSALRNIAFVLVIIGALVATGFLAFRYFKSPPPQVSRTTDNLKTQRLTGDGKTRGSVISPDGKFLVYRRLENEKESLWIRQIQTNSNVQVVQAGELEAIRGLAFAPDGSFVYFNAETPESGLNTIFKVPTLGGSPTKFLSNALDITFSSDGKQIGYVRYDNAAAEAWIFVANADGTNERKLATFRGKQFTSTRPAWSPDGKTIAVGIGDDDLLPGPQYFIGLISTTDGSISELGSRKWAGLRDLVWTPAGDAVLIVATEYVGTPGQVWEISYPSGEPRRVTPTLRSYNDISITADGKSISLIESESRSNVWISPNTDPNSAKQIMPPKGDTWGISWTPDGRIVYASDQSGDYEIWSMGVDGSNPKQLTNDRIFKAGPIVSPDGRYVVYYSAEGGGQIFRIDVGGGNPVQLTSGVGGDNPSISVDSKWVLYSAFIDGKPVIVRMPIDGGEPQRLFDGLATEPSYSHDGKYLACFVMDEKTQRWNRIAIVPADGGEAIKILEAPPSLNVSSGPRWTPDGKGIAYLASRGEKTDMWVQPIDGGKPKQLTNFDPPTIVRREYSRDGKQIAIVRGEATSNAVLITGFR